A section of the Chloroflexota bacterium genome encodes:
- the ccsA gene encoding cytochrome c biogenesis protein CcsA, translating to MIDLVVVGRLALGLAFGVAVVQLTMSGLAVWRRSPDFTDAARNAAVVLAAVVTLAVAALAAGFLTQDFSIAFVADTSSRSMPLGLTISALWGGQEGSLLFWAWGLSLFSALAAWRMSRRDEALAPWGIGTLAAIALFFVGVLVFVSSPFQRLVVAPVDGRGLNPLLWDSGMQVHPPMLLTGYMSFTIPFAFAAAMLAAGRLSQDWLREMRNWMLAAWAIQGAGLLLGAWWAYRVLGWGGYWGWDPVENVALLPWLAATAYIHSALAQERRGQLRAWSVGLVLLGFALAVFGTFVVRSGILTSVHSFALSDVGPIFLTFVGIVMVIAVLAFLYRLPMLRAPMAIESLASKEAGVLLNNLLLMAVLVAVLWGTVFPIFSELVQGVRIAVGPPFYAQVTVPLLLIMLGLLGIGPLLAWRRTTGRAAWRATRWPIAVTVVVSAILLAVGMRAGLAVLGFGLAALIGAGALLELSRSVRARTPTSAREPRVALSLVGSRRRLGSHLVHFSVAVFAIGIVGSASFGQESAVRLARGESATVDGHTVTFRGLRPLSQPGLTTIYADLDVERGDQPPARLTPSRRIHAGWENQPTSDVAIRTTFPALDDLYVLLDDWEPDGSVASFRILVNPLVPLLWVGGVLYVIGVLVIAWPTATRQPAQAPSPAGHPVTP from the coding sequence GTGATCGACCTGGTGGTAGTTGGTCGTCTGGCCCTCGGGCTGGCGTTCGGCGTCGCGGTGGTGCAGCTCACGATGAGCGGGCTGGCCGTTTGGCGGCGCAGTCCCGACTTCACGGACGCCGCGCGCAACGCCGCCGTCGTGCTGGCCGCCGTCGTAACTCTTGCCGTCGCCGCGCTCGCCGCCGGATTCCTTACCCAGGACTTTTCGATCGCTTTCGTGGCCGACACGTCCAGCCGCTCGATGCCGCTCGGCCTCACCATTTCCGCCCTATGGGGCGGACAGGAGGGCTCGCTGCTGTTCTGGGCCTGGGGGCTCAGTCTTTTCAGCGCCCTGGCGGCCTGGCGCATGTCCAGGCGCGACGAGGCGCTCGCGCCCTGGGGCATCGGCACGCTGGCGGCCATCGCCCTCTTCTTCGTCGGCGTGCTCGTGTTCGTGTCGAGCCCGTTTCAGCGGCTCGTCGTTGCGCCGGTTGACGGCCGCGGGCTCAATCCGCTGCTCTGGGATAGCGGCATGCAGGTCCACCCGCCGATGCTGCTGACGGGCTACATGTCCTTCACCATTCCGTTCGCCTTCGCGGCGGCCATGCTGGCCGCGGGCCGGCTTTCGCAGGATTGGTTGCGCGAGATGCGCAACTGGATGCTCGCGGCCTGGGCCATCCAGGGCGCCGGCCTGCTGCTCGGCGCGTGGTGGGCCTATCGCGTGCTGGGCTGGGGCGGCTATTGGGGCTGGGACCCGGTCGAGAATGTGGCGCTGCTTCCCTGGCTCGCGGCCACGGCCTACATCCACTCGGCGCTGGCGCAAGAGCGGCGCGGGCAACTCCGGGCATGGTCGGTGGGCCTGGTGCTGCTCGGATTCGCCCTGGCCGTTTTCGGCACGTTCGTCGTGCGCAGCGGGATTCTCACTTCGGTGCACTCGTTCGCGCTGTCGGACGTGGGACCGATCTTTCTCACCTTCGTCGGCATCGTGATGGTGATCGCCGTGCTGGCCTTTCTCTATCGGCTGCCCATGCTGCGCGCCCCCATGGCCATCGAGTCGCTGGCGTCCAAGGAAGCCGGCGTGCTGCTCAACAACCTGCTGCTCATGGCGGTGCTGGTGGCGGTGCTCTGGGGCACCGTGTTCCCGATCTTCTCCGAGCTGGTGCAGGGCGTACGCATCGCGGTCGGGCCGCCGTTCTACGCGCAGGTCACCGTGCCGTTGCTGCTGATCATGCTCGGGCTGCTGGGAATCGGCCCGCTGCTGGCCTGGCGGCGCACGACCGGGCGCGCGGCGTGGCGGGCCACGCGCTGGCCGATCGCGGTCACCGTCGTAGTCTCCGCCATTCTCCTCGCCGTGGGCATGCGCGCCGGGCTCGCCGTATTGGGATTCGGTCTGGCGGCTCTGATTGGAGCCGGAGCGTTGCTCGAGCTGTCGCGCAGCGTCCGCGCCCGAACACCTACATCAGCCAGAGAGCCGCGTGTCGCGCTCAGCCTGGTCGGCAGCCGGCGACGCCTGGGCAGTCACCTGGTGCATTTCAGCGTGGCGGTCTTTGCCATCGGGATCGTCGGCTCGGCGTCCTTTGGGCAGGAGAGCGCCGTGCGCCTGGCCCGGGGGGAATCCGCGACTGTCGACGGTCACACCGTGACGTTTCGCGGCCTGCGCCCGCTGTCGCAACCTGGATTGACCACCATTTACGCCGACCTCGACGTGGAGCGCGGCGATCAGCCGCCGGCGCGGCTCACGCCGTCGCGCCGCATTCACGCTGGCTGGGAAAACCAGCCCACGTCCGACGTCGCGATTCGCACCACGTTCCCCGCGCTCGACGATCTATACGTCCTGCTTGACGATTGGGAGCCCGACGGGTCGGTCGCCTCCTTCCGCATCCTGGTGAATCCGCTCGTGCCGTTGCTCTGGGTCGGCGGCGTGCTGTACGTCATTGGCGTGCTCGTGATCGCCTGGCCCACCGCCACACGGCAGCCGGCGCAAGCTCCGTCGCCCGCAGGGCATCCGGTGACGCCGTGA
- a CDS encoding fumarate reductase subunit C has translation MTQPLFRSLGWTWWTKRPSYLLVFLRETSSVFIAVQVVLVLVLLHKAGQPAADYQAYLDFLWNPGMVVFHVVSIVFALLHTYTWFNLLPSTIAIRIMGRRIPALLLVAPQFGAWVVVTGLIIAWVWWVGAG, from the coding sequence TTGACGCAGCCGTTATTCCGCTCGTTGGGATGGACGTGGTGGACCAAGCGGCCCTCGTACCTGCTGGTGTTTCTGCGCGAAACCTCGTCGGTGTTCATCGCCGTGCAGGTCGTGCTCGTGCTCGTGCTGCTGCACAAGGCCGGTCAGCCGGCGGCCGACTACCAGGCGTACCTGGACTTTCTGTGGAATCCGGGCATGGTCGTGTTCCATGTCGTCTCGATCGTCTTCGCGCTGTTGCACACCTACACCTGGTTCAACCTGCTGCCGTCGACGATTGCGATTCGGATCATGGGCCGGCGCATTCCCGCGCTGCTGCTCGTGGCGCCGCAGTTCGGCGCGTGGGTCGTGGTGACCGGGCTGATCATCGCCTGGGTCTGGTGGGTCGGCGCAGGATGA
- the sdhB gene encoding succinate dehydrogenase iron-sulfur subunit has product MSTAIETTIQFEVFRYQPDWDEPTYQLYDVPYREDWVVLDALNYIKDTIDGSLTYRWSCRMGVCGSCGAMVNGYPKLTCAAFLSEYMPGPIRVEPLVNFNVERDLVTSIEGFMEKLESVQPWIIREDGATDDLKSEYLQTPNQHAAYQQFSMCINCLLCYAACPVSSHSDEFIGPAALALAQRYNLDTRDEGVEQRRDVILKDEGIWECSFVGECSAVCPKHVDPAGAIQQAKMTGAIDYYRRLLMPWTVKS; this is encoded by the coding sequence ATGAGCACGGCCATCGAGACGACGATCCAGTTCGAGGTCTTTCGCTACCAACCGGATTGGGACGAGCCGACCTATCAGCTCTACGACGTGCCCTACCGCGAGGACTGGGTGGTGCTGGACGCGCTCAACTACATCAAGGACACGATCGACGGGTCGCTGACCTATCGCTGGTCGTGTCGGATGGGGGTCTGCGGCTCGTGCGGGGCCATGGTCAACGGCTACCCCAAGCTCACCTGCGCGGCGTTCCTCTCGGAGTACATGCCGGGGCCGATCCGGGTCGAGCCGCTGGTCAACTTCAACGTCGAGCGCGATCTGGTGACCAGCATCGAAGGGTTCATGGAGAAGCTGGAGAGTGTCCAGCCGTGGATCATCCGCGAGGACGGCGCCACGGACGACCTTAAGTCTGAATACCTGCAGACGCCGAACCAGCACGCCGCCTATCAGCAGTTCAGCATGTGCATCAACTGCCTGCTCTGCTATGCCGCCTGTCCGGTTTCCTCGCATAGCGACGAGTTCATCGGTCCGGCGGCGCTGGCGCTGGCCCAGCGTTACAACCTCGACACGCGTGACGAGGGCGTGGAGCAGCGCCGCGACGTCATCCTCAAGGACGAGGGGATCTGGGAATGCTCGTTCGTGGGCGAGTGCTCCGCCGTCTGCCCCAAGCACGTGGACCCCGCCGGCGCCATTCAGCAGGCCAAGATGACCGGCGCCATCGACTACTACCGGCGGCTGCTCATGCCGTGGACGGTGAAGTCTTGA
- a CDS encoding (2Fe-2S)-binding protein codes for MATEILSGKVHVNTTINGESTDFLAEPRESLLEVLRETLGLTGAKEGCNDGNCGACNVIMDGRLVNSCCVLAVEAGGADVTTIEGIAGPSGLHPLQEKFLEHAALQCGVCTPGFLVSAKAMLDENPNPTEDEVRWWLAGNLCRCTGYDKIVRAVLDAAASMRGEG; via the coding sequence ATGGCCACTGAGATTCTCAGCGGCAAGGTGCATGTCAACACCACGATCAATGGGGAGTCGACCGACTTCCTCGCTGAGCCGCGCGAAAGCCTGCTCGAGGTCCTGCGCGAGACGTTGGGTCTCACCGGCGCCAAAGAAGGCTGCAACGACGGCAACTGCGGCGCCTGCAACGTCATCATGGACGGGCGCCTGGTGAATTCATGCTGCGTCCTGGCCGTCGAGGCCGGCGGCGCGGACGTCACCACGATCGAGGGGATTGCCGGCCCGTCGGGGCTGCATCCGCTGCAGGAGAAATTCCTCGAGCACGCCGCGCTGCAATGCGGCGTCTGCACGCCGGGATTCCTGGTGTCGGCCAAGGCCATGCTCGACGAAAACCCCAACCCGACGGAAGACGAGGTGCGGTGGTGGTTGGCCGGCAACCTTTGCCGCTGCACCGGATACGACAAGATCGTGCGGGCGGTGCTTGACGCCGCCGCATCCATGCGCGGGGAGGGCTGA
- the frdA gene encoding fumarate reductase (quinol) flavoprotein subunit: MSAVDELQHDVLVIGGGGAGLRAAIAVAQEHPDLSIGIVSKVYPMRSHTVAAEGGMAAVIKDNDSAEDHIYDTISGSDWLADQDAVEMFVEEAPRELIQLEHWGCPWSREATGHVAVRPFGGMKLQRTWFATDKTGFHVLHSLFQTCLQFSSITRYDEWFATKLLVDDGRCQGCTAIELRTGQLRPIYAKSVIIATGGFGRIFPFTTNGAIKTGDGLAMAYRAGVALKDMEFVQYHPTGLPGTGILITEASRGEGGVLRNNKGERYLADYDLGEPLPLDDPRHPQLRTMELGPRDRLSQAFIKEQEKGNTYSGTYGDYVHLDIQHLGEHRIDTKLPFVRELARNYGGIDPVTESIPVRPVVHYMMGGIDTDIEAATSLPGLYAAGECACVSINGANRLGSNSLTELVVFGARAGRNAANFASTSDPAAVDRLESQVDAERARIRRILEQPSGGERVAELRRDMTSTMEEGAGIYRTQEGIEQTYATLSDLRERFGRVDLDDRTNVYNTDLISALELDYMLDISLALAASARDRTESRGSHQRTDHPDRDDEHFLKHSLASRGDDGTPAVSFSDVVITKWPPGSRTYGSSDQAKAAKSES, from the coding sequence ATGAGCGCCGTGGACGAACTGCAGCACGACGTGCTCGTCATTGGCGGCGGTGGCGCCGGCCTTCGCGCCGCCATCGCCGTGGCCCAAGAGCACCCCGACCTCAGCATCGGCATCGTGTCCAAGGTCTACCCGATGCGCAGTCACACCGTCGCCGCCGAGGGCGGCATGGCGGCGGTAATCAAGGACAATGACAGCGCCGAGGACCACATCTACGACACCATCAGCGGCTCGGACTGGCTGGCGGACCAGGACGCCGTCGAGATGTTCGTCGAGGAAGCCCCCCGCGAGCTGATCCAGCTCGAGCACTGGGGCTGCCCCTGGTCCCGCGAGGCGACCGGTCACGTGGCGGTGCGGCCGTTCGGCGGCATGAAGCTGCAACGCACCTGGTTCGCCACCGACAAGACCGGCTTTCACGTCCTGCACAGCCTGTTCCAAACCTGTTTGCAGTTCTCGTCCATCACGCGCTACGACGAGTGGTTCGCGACCAAGCTGCTCGTGGACGACGGCCGGTGCCAGGGCTGCACGGCCATCGAGTTGCGCACCGGTCAGCTGCGGCCCATCTACGCCAAGTCAGTGATCATCGCCACGGGCGGCTTCGGGCGCATCTTCCCCTTCACCACCAACGGCGCCATCAAGACCGGCGACGGCCTGGCCATGGCCTATCGCGCCGGCGTGGCGCTCAAGGACATGGAGTTCGTGCAGTACCACCCCACCGGCCTGCCGGGCACCGGCATCCTCATCACCGAGGCGTCGCGCGGGGAAGGCGGCGTGCTCCGGAACAACAAGGGCGAGCGATACCTGGCTGACTACGACCTGGGCGAACCGCTGCCGCTGGACGATCCGCGGCACCCGCAACTGCGAACCATGGAGCTCGGTCCGCGCGACCGGTTGTCGCAAGCGTTCATCAAGGAGCAGGAGAAGGGGAACACCTACTCGGGGACTTACGGCGACTACGTGCACCTGGACATCCAGCACCTCGGCGAACACCGCATCGACACCAAGCTCCCGTTCGTGCGCGAGCTGGCCCGGAATTACGGCGGCATCGACCCCGTCACGGAGTCGATTCCGGTGCGGCCGGTGGTGCACTACATGATGGGCGGCATCGACACCGACATCGAGGCCGCAACGAGCCTCCCCGGGCTATATGCGGCAGGCGAGTGCGCGTGCGTGAGCATCAACGGCGCCAACCGGCTCGGTTCGAACTCGCTCACCGAGCTGGTGGTCTTCGGCGCGCGCGCCGGGCGCAATGCCGCCAATTTCGCAAGCACGTCCGATCCGGCGGCGGTTGATCGCTTGGAGTCGCAGGTCGACGCGGAGCGAGCCCGCATCCGGCGCATCCTCGAACAGCCGTCCGGCGGCGAGCGGGTCGCGGAGCTGCGGCGCGATATGACCTCGACCATGGAGGAAGGCGCCGGCATCTACCGCACGCAGGAGGGAATCGAGCAGACCTACGCCACCCTCAGTGACCTGCGCGAGCGCTTTGGCCGCGTCGATCTCGACGACCGCACCAACGTCTACAACACCGACCTCATCAGCGCGCTGGAGCTCGACTACATGCTCGACATTTCGTTGGCCCTGGCCGCGAGCGCCCGCGACCGCACCGAATCGCGTGGATCGCACCAGCGCACCGACCACCCCGACCGGGACGACGAGCACTTCCTGAAACATTCACTCGCGTCGCGCGGAGACGACGGCACGCCCGCGGTGTCCTTCAGCGACGTGGTGATTACCAAGTGGCCTCCCGGATCGCGGACCTACGGATCCTCCGATCAAGCAAAGGCGGCGAAGTCCGAATCATGA
- a CDS encoding xanthine dehydrogenase family protein molybdopterin-binding subunit has protein sequence MAVETREEAVTIKHHSEDYSVVGTRPVRHDGVDKVTGAARYGADVSQPGQIYGAVTRSPHAHARIRSIDTSKAEALPGVHAVITSADLADPGEKVTGGGEATAVPLKYKSGNVLARGKALYHGHAVAAVAAVDAHTAGEAAALIEVDYEVLPPVMDVLEAMQPGATLLHDDLHTDIAGEASEEPSNVAAKFLFEEGDVEAGFAEAAVVVEREFTFATVHQGYIENHNALALWHGDGELTVWCSSQGHFTIRAEVADILDVPISKVKVIPTEIGGGFGGKTTCYLEPLAAALGRKAGRPVKMTMGRADILKATGPTPGGYVRVKMGADSDGKITAAEAYMAFEAGGFPGSVVAAGCMCVFAPYKLSNVKIEGDDVVVNRPKTHAYRAPGATQAEFASETVVDEICEQLGIDVLDFRTMNSAEEGTWRAGGPAYGRIGHKECLEAARGSEHWNSTLEKPAGTYRGRGVASGFWFNIGFTSSAIARLNPDGTVTLLEGSPDIGGTRSSIAMQFAETLGIGFDDVIPMVVDTDSVGYTDVTGGSRVTFATGYAAHEAANDMRRQMIEGMADVWDVAADSITYENATFTANGESATFKEAAHLLNEDTQQVIGKATVTPEKEGNAFAVHIADVEVDVETGKVTVLRYTAIQDAGVAIYPPYVEGQMQGGAVQGIGWAFNEEYFYDENGLLRNATLLDYRMPTTLDVPMIETIIVEVPHPGSPFGVRGVGEVPIVPPPAALAIAIYDALGIRYRDLPMSPHRVYAELAARQNGAEA, from the coding sequence ATGGCTGTTGAGACGCGCGAAGAAGCCGTAACAATCAAGCACCACTCCGAGGACTACAGCGTCGTCGGGACACGCCCGGTGCGGCACGACGGCGTGGACAAGGTCACCGGAGCGGCGCGCTACGGAGCCGATGTCAGTCAACCGGGGCAGATCTACGGCGCCGTGACGCGCAGCCCGCACGCCCACGCCCGCATTCGGTCCATCGACACCAGCAAGGCCGAGGCGTTGCCGGGCGTGCACGCGGTGATCACCAGCGCCGATCTCGCCGATCCGGGCGAGAAGGTCACCGGCGGCGGCGAAGCGACGGCCGTCCCGCTCAAATACAAGAGCGGCAACGTTTTGGCGCGCGGCAAGGCCCTCTATCACGGCCACGCGGTCGCGGCCGTGGCGGCGGTTGATGCGCATACGGCCGGCGAGGCCGCGGCGCTGATTGAGGTCGACTACGAGGTGCTGCCGCCGGTCATGGACGTACTCGAGGCGATGCAGCCCGGCGCCACGCTGCTGCACGACGACCTGCACACCGACATCGCGGGCGAAGCGTCCGAGGAGCCGAGCAACGTGGCCGCCAAGTTCCTCTTCGAGGAAGGCGATGTCGAGGCGGGGTTCGCCGAGGCCGCGGTGGTCGTGGAGCGCGAGTTCACCTTCGCCACGGTTCACCAGGGTTACATCGAGAACCACAACGCCCTCGCGCTATGGCATGGCGACGGCGAGCTCACCGTGTGGTGCAGCAGCCAGGGCCACTTCACCATTCGCGCCGAGGTGGCGGACATCCTCGACGTGCCCATATCCAAGGTCAAGGTGATCCCCACCGAGATCGGCGGCGGGTTCGGCGGCAAGACCACCTGCTACCTGGAGCCGCTGGCTGCGGCGCTCGGTCGCAAGGCGGGCCGGCCGGTCAAGATGACCATGGGCCGCGCCGACATTCTGAAGGCCACCGGTCCAACGCCGGGCGGTTACGTCCGCGTCAAGATGGGCGCCGACAGCGACGGCAAGATCACGGCCGCCGAGGCGTACATGGCGTTCGAGGCGGGCGGATTCCCCGGGTCGGTCGTGGCCGCGGGCTGCATGTGCGTGTTCGCGCCCTACAAGCTCTCGAACGTGAAGATCGAGGGCGACGACGTGGTCGTGAACCGGCCCAAGACCCACGCCTACCGCGCTCCGGGCGCCACGCAGGCGGAGTTCGCCAGCGAGACGGTGGTGGACGAGATCTGCGAGCAGCTCGGAATCGACGTGCTCGACTTTCGCACGATGAACTCGGCGGAGGAAGGCACGTGGCGCGCCGGCGGTCCGGCCTATGGCCGGATCGGTCACAAGGAGTGCCTGGAAGCCGCGCGCGGCTCCGAGCACTGGAACTCGACGCTCGAGAAGCCGGCGGGCACCTACCGCGGACGCGGCGTGGCCTCCGGGTTCTGGTTCAACATCGGGTTCACGTCATCCGCCATCGCCCGTCTGAATCCGGACGGCACGGTGACGCTGCTCGAGGGCTCGCCCGACATTGGCGGCACCCGCTCGTCGATCGCGATGCAGTTCGCCGAGACCCTGGGGATCGGCTTCGACGACGTCATTCCGATGGTCGTCGACACCGACTCCGTCGGCTACACCGATGTCACGGGCGGGAGCCGGGTCACCTTTGCCACCGGCTATGCCGCGCACGAGGCCGCCAACGACATGCGCCGGCAGATGATCGAGGGTATGGCCGACGTCTGGGACGTGGCAGCGGACTCCATCACCTACGAGAACGCGACCTTCACCGCCAACGGCGAGTCGGCCACGTTCAAGGAGGCCGCGCATCTTCTCAACGAAGACACGCAGCAAGTCATCGGCAAGGCCACCGTCACGCCGGAGAAGGAAGGCAACGCCTTCGCGGTCCACATCGCCGATGTGGAAGTCGATGTCGAGACCGGCAAGGTGACGGTCCTGCGCTACACCGCCATCCAGGACGCCGGCGTGGCGATCTACCCGCCGTACGTCGAAGGGCAGATGCAGGGCGGGGCGGTGCAAGGCATCGGCTGGGCGTTCAACGAGGAGTACTTCTACGACGAGAACGGCCTGCTGCGGAATGCCACGCTGCTGGACTACCGCATGCCGACCACGCTCGACGTGCCGATGATCGAAACGATCATCGTCGAGGTCCCGCATCCGGGCAGCCCGTTCGGCGTCCGCGGCGTGGGCGAGGTGCCCATCGTGCCGCCGCCGGCCGCGCTGGCCATCGCCATCTACGACGCCCTCGGCATCCGCTACCGCGACCTGCCCATGTCGCCCCACCGCGTCTACGCGGAGCTGGCGGCGAGGCAGAACGGCGCTGAAGCGTAG
- a CDS encoding xanthine dehydrogenase family protein subunit M, producing MHAISYAAPTTVADAVSILAEHGANARMLAGGTDLIVQVREKLRDTTVFVDAKHIPDLMQLSVNADGSATLGAAVPCHQIYGDDAISAQYPALVDACQIIGSTGIQGRASVGGNLCNSGPAGDTIPPLIVHGAVANIAGANGGRTVAVEDFCTGPSQNVLGDDELLVSLTLPKPAAGSGSHYLRFIPRNEMDIAEVGAGAAITLDGDTITAARVSIGAVAPTPLFVAEAGEALIGQTAGEAAYEVAANIARDAASPINDMRGTIAHRKHLSFVLTQRALRGAVARARGMEVGHGH from the coding sequence GTGCACGCGATTTCCTACGCCGCGCCCACGACAGTCGCGGACGCGGTTTCCATCCTCGCCGAGCATGGGGCGAATGCCCGCATGCTCGCCGGTGGCACGGACCTCATCGTGCAGGTCCGTGAAAAGCTCCGCGACACCACGGTCTTCGTGGATGCCAAGCACATCCCGGACCTGATGCAACTTTCGGTCAACGCCGATGGCTCGGCCACGCTTGGCGCGGCCGTTCCCTGCCACCAGATCTACGGTGACGACGCCATTAGCGCGCAATACCCCGCGCTGGTGGACGCGTGCCAGATCATCGGCAGCACCGGCATCCAGGGACGCGCGTCGGTGGGCGGCAATCTCTGCAACTCGGGACCCGCGGGCGACACGATCCCGCCGCTCATCGTGCACGGCGCCGTCGCCAACATCGCCGGAGCCAACGGCGGGCGCACCGTGGCGGTGGAAGACTTCTGCACCGGCCCGTCGCAGAACGTGCTCGGCGACGACGAGCTGCTCGTCTCGCTGACGCTGCCGAAACCCGCCGCAGGCTCGGGGTCGCACTACCTGCGGTTCATTCCCCGCAACGAGATGGACATCGCGGAAGTGGGCGCGGGCGCAGCGATCACGCTGGACGGCGACACCATCACCGCCGCGCGCGTCTCGATCGGCGCCGTCGCTCCGACGCCGCTGTTCGTCGCCGAGGCGGGTGAGGCGCTGATCGGGCAGACTGCCGGCGAGGCCGCCTACGAGGTCGCGGCCAACATCGCCCGCGACGCGGCGAGCCCGATCAACGACATGCGCGGCACGATCGCGCATCGCAAACACCTGAGTTTCGTCCTCACGCAGCGTGCCTTGCGCGGCGCGGTAGCCCGCGCGCGTGGAATGGAGGTCGGCCATGGCCACTGA
- a CDS encoding MoaD/ThiS family protein: MARVHIPTPLREFTDGQIKVDVEGGTVRVVVENLEARFPGLKNRLVQEGDLRPGLAIFVDGANSRRGLRTKLREDSEVFFLESIGGGSISGRLETDHDRTDQHHVRPGAGIARS, from the coding sequence ATGGCGAGGGTGCATATCCCCACGCCGCTGCGCGAGTTCACCGACGGGCAGATCAAGGTCGATGTGGAGGGCGGCACCGTGCGCGTGGTCGTCGAGAACCTGGAAGCCCGCTTTCCGGGGCTCAAGAACCGGCTGGTGCAAGAGGGCGACCTGCGACCCGGACTGGCCATCTTCGTGGATGGCGCCAACAGCCGCCGCGGCCTGCGCACCAAACTGCGCGAGGACAGCGAGGTGTTCTTCCTCGAATCCATTGGCGGCGGCTCAATCAGTGGCAGACTTGAGACGGATCACGACCGGACGGACCAACATCACGTGCGACCGGGCGCCGGGATCGCGCGCTCGTAG
- a CDS encoding fumarate reductase subunit D, with product MRGRSHEPIWWSLFGMGGIIAAVFVPVMIFVTGIGGAVGLETVAGAFAHGEDGIGALLRHAPVRAVLGLILALATVHAAHRIRHTLIDLHVHAPPVVLIAASYGAAAVVSALIAIVLALF from the coding sequence ATGAGGGGCCGGTCGCACGAGCCGATCTGGTGGTCGCTCTTCGGCATGGGCGGGATCATCGCCGCCGTGTTCGTTCCGGTCATGATCTTCGTCACCGGCATCGGCGGCGCCGTCGGATTGGAGACGGTTGCTGGAGCTTTTGCCCACGGCGAGGACGGCATCGGCGCGCTGTTGCGGCATGCGCCCGTGCGGGCGGTCCTGGGCCTGATCCTGGCGCTGGCCACGGTGCACGCCGCGCACCGCATCCGGCACACGCTGATCGACCTGCACGTGCACGCCCCGCCCGTGGTGCTCATCGCCGCGAGCTATGGCGCGGCAGCAGTCGTCAGCGCGCTGATAGCCATCGTCCTGGCGCTCTTCTAG
- a CDS encoding cytochrome c-type biogenesis protein CcmH encodes MNLRAAFVLTLVIASLGVAVVYADENDADALYARQSRIADQLDCPVCQGQSVKESNAPLAQQMRALINEKIGDGASDEEIFDFFETRYGVGVLRDPPKQGLALGVWLGPIIAAAAGVLAVGVVLLRRRPQPIPQADVSLRELEDRIDRLRQPPNGERA; translated from the coding sequence GTGAACCTGCGCGCTGCCTTTGTGCTGACGCTTGTCATTGCGAGCCTCGGCGTCGCGGTCGTCTACGCCGACGAGAACGATGCCGACGCGTTGTATGCCCGCCAATCGCGCATCGCCGACCAGTTGGACTGCCCGGTATGCCAGGGCCAATCGGTCAAGGAGTCCAACGCCCCGTTGGCCCAGCAGATGCGCGCGCTCATCAACGAGAAAATTGGCGACGGCGCATCAGACGAGGAGATATTCGACTTCTTCGAGACGCGTTACGGCGTCGGCGTTCTGCGCGACCCGCCGAAGCAGGGCCTGGCGCTGGGCGTGTGGCTGGGACCGATCATCGCCGCCGCGGCGGGCGTCCTGGCCGTGGGAGTGGTGCTGCTGCGACGCCGACCGCAACCGATCCCGCAGGCCGACGTCAGCCTGCGGGAACTCGAGGACCGGATCGACCGGCTGCGGCAGCCGCCCAACGGCGAGCGCGCGTGA